In Rattus norvegicus strain BN/NHsdMcwi chromosome 1, GRCr8, whole genome shotgun sequence, a genomic segment contains:
- the Fen1 gene encoding flap endonuclease 1 isoform X2, with the protein MGIQGLAKLIADVAPSAIRENDIKSYFGRKVAIDASMSIYQFLIAVRQGGDVLQNEEGETTSHLMGMFYRTIRMMENGIKPVYIFDGKPPQLKSGELAKRSERRAEAEKQLQQAQEAGAEEEVEKFTKRLVKVTKQHNDECKHLLSLMGIPYLDAPSEAEASCAALAKAGKVYAAATEDMDCLTFGSPVLMRHLTASEAKKLPIQEFHLSRVLQELGLNQEQFVDLCILLGSDYCESVRGIGPKRAVDLIQKHKSIEEIVRRLDPSKYPVPENWLHKEARQLFLEPEVLDPESVELKWSEPNEEELVKFMCGEKQFSEERIRSGVKRLNKSRQGSTQGRLDDFFKVTGSLSSAKRKEPEPKGPAKKKAKTGGAGKFRRGK; encoded by the coding sequence ATGGGAATTCAAGGCCTTGCCAAACTAATTGCTGATGTGGCCCCCAGTGCCATCCGTGAGAATGACATCAAGAGCTACTTTGGTCGCAAAGTGGCCATTGATGCCTCCATGAGCATTTACCAGTTCCTGATTGCTGTTCGTCAGGGTGGGGACGTACTGCAGAACGAGGAGGGGGAGACCACCAGCCACCTGATGGGCATGTTCTACCGTACCATCCGCATGATGGAGAATGGCATCAAGCCGGTGTATATCTTTGATGGCAAACCACCACAGCTGAAGTCGGGGGAGCTGGCCAAACGCAGTGAGCGGCGTGCAGAGGCCGAGAAGCAGCTGCAGCAGGCTCAGGAGGCgggggcagaggaggaggtggaaaagTTCACCAAGCGGCTTGTGAAGGTCACCAAGCAACACAACGATGAGTGCAAACACCTGCTGAGCCTCATGGGCATCCCATACCTTGATGCGCCCAGCGAGGCAGAGGCCAGCTGTGCTGCCCTGGCAAAGGCTGGCAAAGTCTATGCCGCAGCCACGGAGGACATGGACTGCCTCACTTTTGGCAGCCCCGTGCTAATGCGACACTTAACTGCCAGTGAGGCCAAGAAGCTGCCCATCCAAGAGTTCCACCTGAGCCGCGTCCTGCAAGAGCTGGGTCTGAACCAGGAGCAGTTTGTGGATCTGTGCATCCTGCTGGGTAGCGACTACTGTGAGAGTGTCCGTGGCATTGGACCCAAGCGGGCTGTGGACCTCATCCAGAAGCACAAGAGCATCGAGGAGATCGTGAGGCGGCTGGATCCCAGCAAGTACCCTGTTCCGGAAAACTGGCTCCACAAGGAAGCCCGGCAGCTCTTCCTGGAGCCGGAAGTACTGGACCCAGAGTCTGTGGAGCTGAAGTGGAGTGAGCCAAACGAAGAAGAGTTGGTCAAATTTATGTGCGGTGAAAAGCAGTTTTCTGAGGAGCGGATTCGTAGTGGGGTCAAACGGCTGAATAAGAGCCGCCAAGGCAGCACCCAGGGACGCCTAGATGATTTCTTCAAGGTGACAGGCTCACTCTCCTCAGCCAAGCGCAAGGAGCCAGAGCCCAAGGGGCCTGCCAAGAAGAAAGCAAAGACTGGGGGAGCAGGAAAGTTCAGAAGGGGAAAATAA
- the Fen1 gene encoding flap endonuclease 1 isoform X1, which yields MRARALEGGEAGNDFGSTFHCSCVTMGIQGLAKLIADVAPSAIRENDIKSYFGRKVAIDASMSIYQFLIAVRQGGDVLQNEEGETTSHLMGMFYRTIRMMENGIKPVYIFDGKPPQLKSGELAKRSERRAEAEKQLQQAQEAGAEEEVEKFTKRLVKVTKQHNDECKHLLSLMGIPYLDAPSEAEASCAALAKAGKVYAAATEDMDCLTFGSPVLMRHLTASEAKKLPIQEFHLSRVLQELGLNQEQFVDLCILLGSDYCESVRGIGPKRAVDLIQKHKSIEEIVRRLDPSKYPVPENWLHKEARQLFLEPEVLDPESVELKWSEPNEEELVKFMCGEKQFSEERIRSGVKRLNKSRQGSTQGRLDDFFKVTGSLSSAKRKEPEPKGPAKKKAKTGGAGKFRRGK from the exons ATGAGAGCGCGGGCTTTGGAAGGCGGCGAAGCTGGAAACGATTTCGGCTCGACATT cCATTGCTCCTGTGTTACCATGGGAATTCAAGGCCTTGCCAAACTAATTGCTGATGTGGCCCCCAGTGCCATCCGTGAGAATGACATCAAGAGCTACTTTGGTCGCAAAGTGGCCATTGATGCCTCCATGAGCATTTACCAGTTCCTGATTGCTGTTCGTCAGGGTGGGGACGTACTGCAGAACGAGGAGGGGGAGACCACCAGCCACCTGATGGGCATGTTCTACCGTACCATCCGCATGATGGAGAATGGCATCAAGCCGGTGTATATCTTTGATGGCAAACCACCACAGCTGAAGTCGGGGGAGCTGGCCAAACGCAGTGAGCGGCGTGCAGAGGCCGAGAAGCAGCTGCAGCAGGCTCAGGAGGCgggggcagaggaggaggtggaaaagTTCACCAAGCGGCTTGTGAAGGTCACCAAGCAACACAACGATGAGTGCAAACACCTGCTGAGCCTCATGGGCATCCCATACCTTGATGCGCCCAGCGAGGCAGAGGCCAGCTGTGCTGCCCTGGCAAAGGCTGGCAAAGTCTATGCCGCAGCCACGGAGGACATGGACTGCCTCACTTTTGGCAGCCCCGTGCTAATGCGACACTTAACTGCCAGTGAGGCCAAGAAGCTGCCCATCCAAGAGTTCCACCTGAGCCGCGTCCTGCAAGAGCTGGGTCTGAACCAGGAGCAGTTTGTGGATCTGTGCATCCTGCTGGGTAGCGACTACTGTGAGAGTGTCCGTGGCATTGGACCCAAGCGGGCTGTGGACCTCATCCAGAAGCACAAGAGCATCGAGGAGATCGTGAGGCGGCTGGATCCCAGCAAGTACCCTGTTCCGGAAAACTGGCTCCACAAGGAAGCCCGGCAGCTCTTCCTGGAGCCGGAAGTACTGGACCCAGAGTCTGTGGAGCTGAAGTGGAGTGAGCCAAACGAAGAAGAGTTGGTCAAATTTATGTGCGGTGAAAAGCAGTTTTCTGAGGAGCGGATTCGTAGTGGGGTCAAACGGCTGAATAAGAGCCGCCAAGGCAGCACCCAGGGACGCCTAGATGATTTCTTCAAGGTGACAGGCTCACTCTCCTCAGCCAAGCGCAAGGAGCCAGAGCCCAAGGGGCCTGCCAAGAAGAAAGCAAAGACTGGGGGAGCAGGAAAGTTCAGAAGGGGAAAATAA